In Streptomyces sp. Li-HN-5-11, the sequence CCCGTGGCCGCCGAGGCGGCGCGGGATGCCGGGCTGGGTGAGCCGGGGACCGCCGTGTGCCGCAACCCCTTCCGGAGCATCGTCGTGCGCGCCGTGGAAGTGGTACAGGCCGTCGAGGAAGCCCTGCGCATCATCGACGCGTACGAACAGCCGCCCCGGCCGGCCGTCGAGGTCCCCCCGCGCCAGGGGGCCGGCGTGGGGGCGACGGAGGCGCCCCGAGGGCTGCTGTACCACCGCTACGCCCTCGCGGCGGACGGCACGCTCACCGAGGCCCGCATCGTCGCGCCCACGGCCCAGAACCAGACGGCCATCGAGGAGGACGTGCGCAGGGCGGTCCAGGCACGCCTCGACACGCCCGGGCCTGCCGCCGACGACGAGGAGCTCACTCATCTGTGCGAGCGGGCCATCCGCAATCACGACCCCTGCATCTCCTGCGCCGCCCACTTCCTCAGCCTGACCGTGGAACGCGCATGAGCGAGAGGGTCGTGGTGATCGGTGTGGGCAATCCTCTGCGCGGCGACGACGGGGCGGGCCCGGCAGTGGTGGAGGCGTTGCGGGGCCGTGTTCCCGACGGCACCGCCCTGGTGGTCAGCGACGGCGAACCGGCGCGCATGCTCGACCTGTGGCGCGGCGGGGATTCGGTGGTCCTGGTGGAAGCCATCCGCGCATGGCCGGGGCGGCCGGGGCAACTGCACACCCTGACAGCGGCGCAAGCGGCCGGCCGTACAGCGGGCACGGCGAGCACGCACGCGCTCGGCCTGGGGGAGTGCCTCGCCCTGGCCGAGGCCCTCGGCCGGCTGCCGCGCGGGCTCGTGGTGCACGCCGTGGAAGCGGCCGGCACCGAAATCGGCACGGGTCTGAGCGAAGCGGTGCGCAGGGCGCTTCCCGCGTTGGCCGACCGCGCGGCCGCCTCCGTGCGGCAGGCATACGAAAGCAGGCGAAGGAGCGGCGAAAGGATCGAACAGAGCCCGGATTTGTAGAGGGCCGGAAGTCCTCCGGCCCGGGCCGAAGCGCCCTCGCGACTGCGGCCACGGGGTGCCACGCTGAAGTCCACTCCACGTGCTGCGCGACGAGGCGGCCCCATGAAAGGCGGTGGGGAAGATGACACTCCCTCTGGTGGTGGGCGTCGACGGCTCGGACCCGTGTCTGGTGGCGGTCGACTGGGCCGTGGACGAGGCCCTCCGTCACGGACTTCCGCTCAGGCTCGTGTACGCCTCCCTCTGGGAGCGCTACGAGGCCGGTCTTCCCTCAGTGGGACCGGGGCGCCCCTCCGAGCAGGTACTGGCCGAGCACATCGTGGCGTCCGCAGCCGAACGCGCCGAACGGCGCAACGCGGATGTGAAGGTCAC encodes:
- a CDS encoding hydrogenase maturation protease, yielding MSERVVVIGVGNPLRGDDGAGPAVVEALRGRVPDGTALVVSDGEPARMLDLWRGGDSVVLVEAIRAWPGRPGQLHTLTAAQAAGRTAGTASTHALGLGECLALAEALGRLPRGLVVHAVEAAGTEIGTGLSEAVRRALPALADRAAASVRQAYESRRRSGERIEQSPDL